A genomic region of Cotesia glomerata isolate CgM1 linkage group LG9, MPM_Cglom_v2.3, whole genome shotgun sequence contains the following coding sequences:
- the LOC123271166 gene encoding low-density lipoprotein receptor-related protein 6, producing MPYGFRMALGKLRGALAAYILCTLVSSAFGSPLLLFATRKDIRVANVSRGNKVAMLVKDLTQGAALDFFWERRLVCWSDSELEIIQCVKTNGTVPGERFTVINSKLLKPDGLACDWYTGKLYWTDLLKKTIEVTNIDGPPQRKVLFWTEIFEPRAIIVVPMRSFIFWTDWGDSPKIERAAMDGDPDSRRVIVDKEIFWPNALTADYDNELLYWADGRLKFIAVVDYSGENKRIIIKEGVDYPYAITFFDQKLYWTDWSTWCIHSHDLRSSGSQSHPRELLHGEYIPGDIEIWDPKRQPYADNPCRHNNGNCSHLCLLSRKAPGYSCGCPTGIKLINNYTCADRPENMLLIVQKKEMSKLSLDSPDYTDVILPLTGFKWAIAVDFDPVDEMFYWTDQGAHAIRRAYLNGTGQEDLVTREIINPEGIAIDWIARNLYWTDSDKDRIQVARLNGTNRKVLVNEDLMNPRAIAVAPQLGWMFWTDWSVKKPKIERSNLDGSERILLVSKGISWPNGLALDVDRRKVYWCDAKTDKIEVCNMDGTNRREIITEDLPHLFGLTILGDFLYWTDWQKRSVERANKLTGADREIIIEPLPDIMGVKAIQLGKIEGSNPCGKNNGGCSHLCLNRPGNNYICACQIGYELKKDKKTCVIPDAFLLFSRKDNIGRISIENANNDNIIPVTGVKDASALDFDISQNRIYWADVKLKTISRAFINGSEAEKVIDLGLESPEGLAFDWIARNLYFSDTSTQRIELVRLEDNSRKVLIWQELIEPRCLALDPQHGHMYWSEWGKSGSIERANLDGAERQVILSSIGRTHGLTIDHDLRRLYWADLFTPAIISYDLKTSNRKAVITQDIVYPFSITQHLDYIYWTDWNTGDIERANKTTGANRTKIHDKLESVTSILAFHESRQAGSNSCKQNNGGCSHICIALSDPTGNFSHSHKCTCPTHFNLASDNKTCLAPRNFMIYSTRNLMGRYLPDANDCPDVVMKIQGLRNIKSIDLDPITQHIYWIDGRSMSIRKTLENKTHASVIISGGNGFHPFDLAIDPLGRLLFWSCTTNDAINVTRLDNGSALGVVVKGEGERPRNIAVHPEKRLLFWTDVGEKMKVIQSAMDGKDRITIASDLNQPTSLAVDTISDLIFWAHGHQIEAAELGGNSRRVLISIDELGAIAYLAVFNEFVYWFNRETQIVERVNASSGMERQSVLNRMVTDFITVRTPEDQIMENHVCSPFQDYGGCSHFCIGTDKPAKCSCPQYLVLAEDRRVCSAASACRADHFTCADSGSSVTNDCIPVTWKCDGQTDCADGSDELGCPSCARDQFRCQSGQCIDNSWVCDGIVQCQDGGDEAHCCQPGQFRCTLTSVCIAGNTMCDGWDNCADGSDESPAVCSPSNRRGIIGSVGAESGKSAYIIVILVVAGVVTIAVLGFYYCRKKLASNEELPDILHDSAGDPLSPKPGRSGKPMLVQKNGVKDHKNGLKTVRMSTLAGSIGSSYDRSHITGASSSTRGSSGGVYPQETLNPPPSPATTANSTRCSSSNASRYRPYRHYRSINQPPPPTPCSTDVCDESDCYYPSRYRYESEPFPPPPTPKSVYHSDAGISCPPSPSSRSSTYFSPLPPPPSPEFGK from the exons gTTCCCCGTTGCTGCTATTCGCAACTCGAAAAGACATACGAGTAGCAAATGTGTCACGCGGCAATAAAGTCGCAATGCTTGTCAAAGATCTAACCCAAGGAGCCGCTTTAGATTTCTTCTGGGAGAGACGTCTCGTTTGCTGGTCAGACAGCGAGCTAGAGATAATCCAGTGCGTTAAAACCAACGGAACTGTACCAGGTGAGAGATTTACAGTCATCAATTCTAAACTGCTGAAACCTGACGGTTTAGCTTGTGACTGGTACACGGGGAAGCTCTACTGGACcgatttactcaaaaaaaccATTGAAGTAACTAATATCGATGGCCCTCCGCAGCGTAAAGTATTATTTTGGACAGAAATTTTCGAGCCTAGAGCAATAATTGTCGTTCCTATGAGGAGTTTTATTTTCTGGACAGATTGGGGGGATTCCCCTAAAATTGAACGAGCAGCAATGGACGGCGATCCGGATTCCCGTAGAGTTATTGTAGATAAAGAAATCTTTTGGCCCAATGCACTGACAGCTGATTATGACAACGAATTGCTCTATTGGGCAGACGGTCGGCTCAAATTTATCGCTGTAGTAGATTACTCCGGAGAAAATAAGCGGATAATTATCAAAGAAGGTGTAGATTATCCTTATGCAATAACTTTCTTTGACCAGAAATTATACTGGACCGATTGGTCCACCTGGTGCATCCATTCTCATGATCTCAGGTCATCTGGCAGTCAATCTCACCCTCGAGAATTGCTCCACGGTGAATACATTCCCGGAGATATTGAAATCTGGGACCCTAAAAGGCAGCCTTACGCTGATAATCCTTGCAGACACAACAACGGAAATTGCTCTCATTTGTGTCTACTGAGCCGCAAAGCTCCTGGGTACAGTTGCGGATGTCCCACGggtataaaattgattaataattacacCTGTGCAGATAGGCCGGAAAATATGCTGCTAATTGTTCAGAAGAAAGAAATGTCTAAATTGTCTTTAGATTCTCCAGATTACACGGACGTAATTCTTCCACTGACGGGATTTAAGTGGGCTATTGCGGTGGACTTTGACCCAGTTGATGAAATGTTTTACTGGACGGATCAGGGAGCTCATGCGATAAGAAGAGCGTATTTAAATGGGACAGGGCAGGAAGATTTGGTGACTAGGGAGATTATCAATCCGGAAGGAATTGCAATTGATTGGATTGCGAGGAATTTATACTGGACGGATTCAGATAAAGATAGGATCCAAGTTGCTAGGCTCAATGGTACTAATAGAAAGGTTTTGGTTAATGAAGATCTGATGAATCCTAGGGCTATTGCGGTTGCTCCGCAACTTGGGTGGATGTTTTGGACGGACTGGAGTGTTAAAAAACCCAAAATTGAACGCAGTAATCTTGATGGCAGTGAAAGAATTTTGCTGGTTAGTAAAGGAATTTCTTGGCCGAATGGATTGGCGCTGGATGTTGATAGGAGGAAGGTTTATTGGTGTGATGCTAAGACGGATAAAATTGAAGTTTGTAATATGGACGGGACGAATAGGAGGGAAATTATTACGGAGGATTTGCCGCATCTTTTTGGATTGACTATTTTGGGGGATTTTTTGTACTGGACTGATTGGCAAAAAAGAAGTGTGGAGAGAGCTAATAAACTCACTGGGGCGGATAgggaaattattattgaaccGCTTCCGGATATTATGGGGGTGAAGGCGATTCAGTTGGGGAAAATTGAAGGATCTAATCCTTGTGGGAAAAATAATGGTGGGTGTAGTCATTTGTGTTTAAATAGACCGGGGAATAATTATATTTGTGCGTGTCAAATTGGGTATGAGTTGAAGAAGGATAAAAAAACTTGTGTTATTCCTGATGCTTTTCTTTTATTCTCGAGGAAAGATAATATTGGGAGAATTAGCATTGAGAATgctaataatgataatattattcCTGTTACGGGCGTCAAAGATGCCAG CGCTTTAGATTTTGACATATCACAGAACCGAATATACTGGGCagatgttaaattaaaaacaatatcacGTGCCTTTATAAACGGCTCGGAAGCCGAGAAAGTAATAGACTTAGGCCTGGAATCACCCGAAGGTCTGGCATTTGACTGGATAGCCCGTAATCTCTACTTCAGCGATACAAGCACCCAAAGAATAGAATTAGTCCGCTTAGAAGACAACAGCCGAAAAGTGCTGATATGGCAAGAGCTAATAGAACCTCGCTGTTTAGCCCTGGACCCTCAGCACGGCCACATGTACTGGAGCGAGTGGGGAAAGTCCGGTAGTATCGAGCGAGCTAATTTAGACGGTGCAGAACGTCAAGTAATCTTGTCAAGCATCGGACGTACTCACGGATTAACAATCGATCACGACTTAAGACGACTCTATTGGGCAGACCTTTTTACTCCCGCTATCATAAGTTACGATCTCAAGACCTCCAATCGTAAAGCCGTAATTACACAAGACATCGTTTATCCATTTAGCATTACCCAGCATCTGGACTACATTTACTGGACAGACTGGAACACGGGTGACATTGAGCGAGCAAATAAAACAACCGGCGCGAATCGTACAAAGATTCACGATAAACTCGAGTCAGTTACCAGCATTCTCGCGTTTCATGAATCGCGACAAGCCGGCTCAAATAGCTGCAAGCAAAATAACGGCGGCTGTAGTCATATTTGTATCGCGTTATCAGATCCGACTGGTAATTTTTCACATTCTCATAAATGCACATGTCCAACGCACTTTAATCTAGCTTCAGACAACAAAACTTGTCTAGCACCAAGAAACTTTATGATTTACAGCACCCGAAATCTAATGGGAAGATACTTACCCGACGCTAACGATTGTCCCGATGTAGTGATGAAGATTCAAGGCTTGAGGAACATTAAATCCATCGACCTAGACCCAATTACCCAACATATTTACTGGATAGACGGTCGCTCAATGTCAATCCGCAAAACTCTAGAAAATAAAACCCATGCTTCCGTAATCATTTCTGGAGGAAATGGCTTTCATCCTTTTGATCTGGCAATTGATCCCTTGGGGCGGTTGCTTTTTTGGTCTTGTACCACAAACGACGCTATAAATGTCACCAGATTAGACAACGGATCTGCTCTTGGGGTGGTTGTTAAAGGGGAGGGTGAGAGGCCCAGAAATATCGCAGTTCACCCGGAAAAAAGATTGCTTTTTTGGACGGACGTTggggaaaaaatgaaagttatCCAAAGTGCGATGGACGGCAAAGATAGAATCACTATCGCTTCAGACCTAAATCAGCCTACTAGCTTGGCTGTTGATACCATTTCTGACCTAATATTTTGGGCGCATGGTCATCAGATTGAAGCTGCTGAATTGGGTGGCAATTCTAGAAGAGTTTTGATTTCTATTGACGAGCTTGGAGCTATTGCATACTTGGCAGTGTTTAATGAGTTTGTATACTGGTTCAACAGAGAGACTCAAATTGTAGAGCGGGTGAATGCAAGCTCAGGGATGGAAAGACAGTCTGTGTTGAATAGAATGGTGACTGATTTTATCACTGTAAGAACTCCGGAGGATCAGATCATGGAGAATCATGTTTGCAGTCCGTTCCAAGACTATGGAGGCTGCTCGCATTTTTGCATTGGTACTGATAAGCCTGCTAAGTGCTCTTGTCCGCAGTATTTAGTGCTGGCGGAGGATAGAAGAGTTTGCAGCGCTGCTTCTGCTTGCAGAGCGGATCATTTTACGTGTGCTGACTCTGGGTCTTCTGTTACTAATGATTGCATCCCGGTGACTTGGAAATGCGATGGACAGACTGATTGTGCTGATGGAAGTGATGAACTGGGGTGTCCTAGCTGTGCAAGGGATCAGTTCAGGTGCCAGAGTGGGCAGTGCATTGATAATTCTTGGGTCTGTGATGGAATTGTTCAGTGCCAGGATGGCGGAGATGAGGCTCATTGTTGCCAGCCGGGGCAATTTAGGTGCACGTTGACTTCGGTTTGTATTGCGGGGAATACTATGTGTGATGGGTGGGATAATTGTGCGGATGGGAGTGATGAATCGCCAGCGGTGTGCTCGCCGAGTAATAGAAGAGGGATTATTGGGTCAGTTGGAGCAGAGTCGGGGAAAAGcgcttatattattgttattctgGTGGTTGCGGGGGTGGTTACTATTGCGGTGTTAGGGTTTTATTACTGTAGGAAGAAGTTGGCGAGTAATGAAGAATTGCCGGATATTTTGCATGATTCTGCGGGAGATCCGCTATCGCCGAAACCGGGGAGGTCTGGGAAACCGATGCTGGTGCAGAAAAATGGAGTGAAGGATCATAAGAATGGGCTTAAGACTGTGAGGATGTCTACGTTGGCGGGGAGTATTGGGTCTAGTTACGATCGCAGTCATATAACAG gtGCATCGAGCTCAACTAGAGGAAGTTCCGGTGGAGTTTATCCGCAAGAGACATTAAATCCTCCACCAAGTCCAGCGACGACAGCAAACTCGACGAGGTGCTCCAGCAGCAACGCGTCACGATATCGTCCCTACAGACACTATCGGAGTATAAATCAACCTCCACCTCCAACGCCTTGCAGCACAGATGTTTGCGACGAGTCTGACTGCTATTACCCATCAAGGTATAGGTATGAAAGTGAGCCATTTCCACCGCCACCCACGCCTAAATCGGTGTATCACAGCGACGCTGGTATCAGCTGTCCTCCGTCACCTAGTTCGAGGTCTTCAACTTATTTCAGCCCTCTTCCACCCCCTCCGTCGCCCGAGTttggaaaataa
- the LOC123271591 gene encoding probable tubulin polyglutamylase TTLL1, with translation MASTAVSSDNKRAGSNNLATIYGRVPTVGADKMKVTFCTDIDKSVIVYNFEKRGWTQVGPEDDWNFYWAVTQSCRSIFSVETGYRMGDNQTINHFPNHYELTRKDLLVKNIKRYRKDLEREGSPLAERGDGPGKYLHLDFIPVTFVLPADYNMFVEEYRKSPQSTWIMKPCGKSQGAGIFLINKLSKLKKWSREAKNPFNPNLSKESYVISRYIDNPLLIGGKKFDLRLYVLITSFRPLKAYLFKLGFCRFCTVKYDTSIQELDNMYVHLTNVSVQKHGDEYNSLHGGKLSVQNLRLYLESTRGKAVTEKLFSNISWCIVHSLKAVAPVMANDRHCFECYGYDIIIDNKLKPWLIEVNASPSLTSTTVNDRILKYKLIDNIISIVVPPDGVPDVRWNKCPSPEAMGNFELLLDEELYALEEKEGPSGKYRYTSTKWK, from the exons agttCCGACAGTAGGAGCTGATAAAATGAAGGTGACATTTTGCACAGATATAGACAAGTCTgtcattgtttataattttgaaaaaagagGATGGACGCAAGTCGGGCCTGAAGAtgattggaatttttattg ggcAGTTACTCAATCCTGCAGAAGTATTTTTAGTGTCGAAACTGGATATCGAATGGGAGACAATca AACTATCAATCATTTTCCAAATCATTACGAGTTGACCCGCAAAGATTTATTggtaaaaaacataaaaagaTACAGAAAAGACTTAGAAAGAGAAGGAAGTCCTCTAGCAGAGCGAGGAGATGGTCCAGGAAAATATCTTCACCTAGATTTCATCCCAGTTACTTTTGTACTTCCAGCAGATTATAATATGTTTGTCGAAGAGTACCGTAAGTCTCCTCAGAGTACCTGGATCATGAAACCCTGCGGGAAGTCTCAAGGTGctggtatttttttaattaacaaactcagtaaattaaaaaaatggtccCGTGAAGCTAAGAATCCATTTAATCCTAACTTATCAAAAGAATCTTATGTAATATCTCG ATATATCGACAATCCTCTGTTGATAGGCGGAAAGAAATTTGACTTGCGTCTGTATGTACTGATAACTTCTTTCCGACCGCTTAAGGCTTACCTCTTCAAGCTTGGGTTCTGCAGATTTTGTACAGTCAAGTACGACACAAGTATCCAGGAGCTCGACAATATGTACGTACATCTTACAAATGTTTCAGTACAGAAACACGgt GATGAATACAATAGTCTTCACGGCGGCAAGCTAAGTGTTCAAAATCTTCGCCTTTATTTAGAAAGTACGAGAGGTAAAGCTgtaactgaaaaattattctctaATATTTCCTGGTGTATTGTTCATTCATTGAAAGCCGTAGCGCCGGTTATGGCTAATGATAGGCATTGTTTTGAATGCTATGGGTATGACATTATTATTGACAATAAATTAAAGCCTTGGTTGATtgag gTAAATGCTTCACCGTCCCTAACATCAACAACTGTAAATGATAGAATTTTAAAGTACAAGCTTATCGACAATATAATCTCAATTGTAGTCCCGCCAGACGGAGTGCCTGA TGTCAGATGGAACAAGTGTCCCTCGCCTGAGGCAATGGGGAATTTCGAATTACTGCTGGATGAAGAGCTGTATGCTCTCGAAGAAAAGGAAGGTCCTTCTGGGAAGTACAGATATACATCTACCAAGtggaaataa